A section of the Amycolatopsis sp. AA4 genome encodes:
- a CDS encoding MBL fold metallo-hydrolase, with amino-acid sequence MEPLPEGSNSNWADPGVYEVAAGVYRIPLPLPHDALRAVNVYAVTDGTNLVLVDSGWALTESRQLLADALKAIDAELGDVREFLITHVHRDHYTQAVALRREFGNRIALGKLEQPSLDASANPDQFPMQAQLDLLRLSGGQEVLTALSKLFGSEPRHTEANLWEEPDEWLTPGRRAVLPDREFDVVHTPGHTNGHVVFVDGSADLLFSGDHVLPHITPSIGFQPVPAELPLNDYLDSLRLVRGMPDRRMLPAHGPVTDSVHARIDELLEHHRQRLETMAAQIEAGASTAFEAANRLGWTRRGRKLSEMDAFNQMLAVLETGAHLDLLVSQNKLAAENIDGIRRYKTT; translated from the coding sequence GTGGAGCCGTTGCCCGAAGGCAGTAACTCGAACTGGGCCGATCCCGGGGTCTACGAAGTGGCCGCGGGCGTCTACCGGATCCCCTTGCCGTTGCCGCACGACGCTCTGCGCGCAGTCAACGTCTACGCCGTCACCGACGGCACGAACCTCGTTCTCGTCGACTCTGGGTGGGCGCTCACCGAATCTCGCCAATTACTGGCCGACGCGCTCAAGGCGATCGACGCCGAGCTCGGCGATGTCCGCGAGTTCCTCATCACCCATGTCCACCGCGACCACTACACGCAGGCAGTCGCGCTTCGGCGCGAGTTCGGCAACCGGATCGCCCTCGGCAAGCTCGAGCAGCCTTCCCTCGACGCGAGCGCCAACCCGGACCAGTTCCCCATGCAAGCCCAGCTCGACCTCCTTCGCCTCAGCGGCGGGCAAGAAGTCCTGACTGCGCTCAGCAAGCTGTTCGGTTCGGAACCTCGCCACACCGAGGCGAATCTCTGGGAAGAGCCGGACGAATGGCTGACGCCTGGCCGACGAGCGGTGCTGCCCGACCGCGAGTTCGACGTGGTCCACACCCCAGGCCACACCAATGGCCATGTGGTTTTCGTCGACGGCTCAGCCGACCTGTTGTTCTCCGGCGACCACGTGCTCCCGCACATCACTCCGTCGATCGGCTTCCAGCCTGTTCCGGCTGAGTTGCCGCTGAACGACTATCTCGACTCCCTCCGCCTGGTTCGCGGCATGCCGGACCGGCGCATGTTGCCGGCGCACGGCCCAGTCACCGACAGCGTGCACGCCCGCATCGACGAACTTCTCGAGCACCACCGGCAACGTCTCGAAACGATGGCGGCTCAGATCGAAGCCGGAGCAAGCACCGCTTTCGAAGCCGCCAACCGCCTCGGCTGGACGCGCCGTGGCCGCAAACTGTCCGAAATGGACGCGTTCAATCAGATGCTCGCTGTCCTGGAGACCGGCGCACACCTGGATCTGCTGGTCTCGCAGAACAAGCTCGCAGCCGAGAACATCGACGGCATTCGCCGCTACAAGACCACGTAG
- a CDS encoding PASTA domain-containing protein produces the protein MAKFVQAAVPVVGVAAFLAVACNTAPQPGGTTTTISTETVTAVESATATVSVPVSAAQPATIKVPDVSGMNHQDAQDAMQAAGLYNLREVDSSGKKRMMIIDRNWCQTGQDPKPGTVVAAGAVITLYADKC, from the coding sequence ATGGCGAAGTTCGTGCAAGCTGCTGTTCCAGTCGTTGGCGTTGCCGCGTTTCTCGCCGTTGCTTGCAACACAGCCCCGCAGCCTGGCGGCACAACAACGACGATCTCAACCGAGACCGTGACCGCGGTCGAGTCTGCGACAGCGACCGTCAGCGTGCCGGTCAGCGCCGCGCAGCCAGCGACGATCAAAGTCCCTGATGTGTCTGGTATGAACCATCAGGACGCGCAGGACGCCATGCAGGCGGCTGGGTTGTACAACCTGCGTGAGGTCGATTCGTCCGGGAAGAAGCGGATGATGATCATCGACCGGAATTGGTGTCAGACCGGGCAGGATCCCAAGCCGGGAACCGTGGTCGCTGCTGGTGCGGTCATCACCCTCTACGCCGACAAGTGCTGA
- the gatB gene encoding Asp-tRNA(Asn)/Glu-tRNA(Gln) amidotransferase subunit GatB: MTAVAELMDYAEVVERFDPVLGLEVHVELSTNTKMFCGCVNEFGGEPNTKTCPTCLGLPGSLPVVNGKAVEGAIRIGLALNCEIAEWCRFARKNYFYPDMPKNFQTSQYDEPIAFNGYLDVTLDDGEVVRVEIERAHMEEDTGKSLHIGGATGRIHGAEHSLLDYNRAGVPLIEIVTKPITGTGERAPEVARAYVTALRDLLRALDVSDVRMDQGSLRCDANVSLMAKDATEFGTRTETKNVNSLRSVERAVRYEMTRQAAILAEGGSIRQETRHFQEADGTTSSGRAKETAEDYRYFPEPDLVPIAPSREWVEELRATLPEMPWERRKRIQEEWKLSDEALRDLLNVGAVDLVAATVEAGATPDEARGWWVNTLAQEANAREVELAELAITPAQVAEVIGLVSSGELTNKLAKEVVQGVLAGEGSPREVVEKRGLKVVSDDSALLTAVDEALAAQPDIADKIRGGKVAAAGAIVGAVMKATKGQADAKRVRELIIERVGS; this comes from the coding sequence GTGACTGCCGTGGCCGAGTTGATGGACTACGCCGAGGTCGTCGAGCGGTTCGACCCCGTACTCGGGCTCGAGGTCCACGTGGAGCTCAGCACGAACACGAAGATGTTCTGCGGCTGCGTCAACGAGTTCGGCGGCGAGCCGAACACCAAGACGTGCCCGACCTGTCTCGGCCTGCCCGGTTCGCTGCCGGTCGTCAACGGCAAGGCGGTCGAGGGCGCGATCCGGATCGGTCTCGCGCTCAACTGCGAGATCGCGGAGTGGTGCCGGTTTGCCCGGAAGAACTACTTCTACCCGGACATGCCGAAGAACTTCCAGACGTCGCAGTACGACGAGCCGATCGCATTCAACGGCTACCTCGACGTGACGCTGGACGACGGCGAGGTCGTGCGCGTCGAGATCGAGCGCGCGCACATGGAGGAGGACACCGGCAAGTCGCTGCACATCGGCGGCGCGACCGGTCGGATCCACGGCGCCGAGCACTCGCTGCTCGACTACAACCGCGCTGGGGTGCCGCTGATCGAGATCGTCACCAAGCCGATCACCGGCACCGGCGAGCGGGCGCCCGAGGTGGCGCGCGCGTACGTCACCGCGCTGCGCGACCTGCTGCGGGCGCTCGACGTGTCCGACGTCCGCATGGACCAGGGGTCGCTCCGCTGCGACGCGAACGTCTCGCTGATGGCCAAGGACGCGACCGAATTCGGCACCCGCACGGAGACGAAGAACGTCAACTCCCTGCGCAGTGTCGAGCGCGCGGTGCGGTACGAAATGACGCGCCAGGCGGCGATCCTCGCCGAGGGCGGGTCGATCCGGCAGGAGACGCGGCACTTCCAGGAGGCCGACGGCACCACGTCGTCCGGGCGCGCCAAGGAAACCGCGGAGGACTACCGGTACTTCCCGGAGCCCGACCTCGTGCCGATCGCGCCCTCGCGCGAATGGGTCGAGGAACTGCGCGCGACGCTGCCGGAGATGCCGTGGGAGCGGCGCAAGCGGATCCAGGAAGAGTGGAAGCTCTCCGACGAAGCGCTGCGCGACCTGCTGAACGTCGGTGCCGTCGATCTCGTCGCTGCGACGGTCGAGGCTGGCGCGACGCCGGACGAGGCGCGCGGCTGGTGGGTCAACACGCTGGCGCAGGAAGCGAACGCGCGCGAGGTCGAGCTGGCCGAACTGGCGATCACGCCGGCGCAGGTCGCCGAGGTGATCGGGCTCGTGTCCTCCGGCGAGCTGACGAACAAGCTCGCCAAGGAGGTCGTGCAGGGCGTTCTCGCGGGCGAGGGCTCGCCGCGCGAGGTCGTCGAGAAGCGCGGTCTGAAGGTCGTCTCCGACGATTCGGCGCTGCTCACCGCTGTCGATGAAGCCTTGGCCGCGCAGCCGGACATCGCCGACAAGATCCGCGGCGGCAAGGTCGCCGCGGCGGGCGCGATCGTCGGCGCGGTCATGAAGGCGACCAAGGGCCAGGCCGACGCCAAGCGGGTGCGCGAACTGATCATCGAGCGCGTCGGTTCCTGA
- a CDS encoding methionine synthase, with amino-acid sequence MTERPWPAGAATGIGSMPGTDPVEAAAVVFGELPGFPYVPELPARGVGADLVGRTAALLVDLAIEVVPSGYRVAGRPGHDHRRGRDLLQWDLDAVQAARENTGAPAVLKTQIAGPWTLGAGVELARGHRVLTDRGALRDFTSSLLDGLSQHVAELTARTDAPVVVQLDEPSLPAVLAGKLPTPSGYGNVPAVPEPEVRELLATTIERIGTMTGQPVIVHCCAPRPPIALFRAAGAGAIAFDISMLAGASAELLDEIGEAWDSGISFFLGLVPATDPVTAPGLKDLAAPALKLVDRLGFNRSILAERAVPTPACGLAGATNQWMRRALALSRDLGKGFVEPPENW; translated from the coding sequence GTGACTGAACGACCTTGGCCCGCGGGCGCGGCGACAGGAATCGGGTCCATGCCGGGGACCGATCCCGTCGAGGCCGCTGCCGTGGTGTTCGGAGAACTTCCCGGCTTCCCGTACGTGCCCGAATTGCCGGCTCGCGGCGTCGGCGCCGACCTGGTCGGCCGGACCGCGGCGTTGCTCGTGGACCTCGCGATCGAGGTCGTGCCCAGCGGTTATCGCGTCGCCGGGCGGCCCGGCCACGATCACCGTCGTGGGCGTGACCTGCTCCAGTGGGACCTGGACGCCGTCCAAGCCGCCCGCGAGAACACCGGCGCGCCGGCCGTTCTCAAGACCCAGATCGCCGGACCTTGGACGCTCGGTGCGGGGGTCGAGCTTGCCCGCGGACATCGGGTGCTCACCGACCGCGGGGCGTTGCGGGACTTCACCTCCTCGCTGCTCGACGGGCTTTCTCAGCACGTCGCGGAGCTGACCGCGAGGACTGATGCGCCGGTCGTCGTGCAGCTAGACGAGCCGTCGTTGCCCGCTGTTCTCGCCGGAAAACTGCCGACTCCGTCGGGATACGGCAACGTCCCCGCGGTGCCTGAGCCGGAGGTTCGGGAGTTGCTTGCGACGACAATCGAACGGATCGGCACGATGACCGGTCAGCCGGTCATCGTCCACTGTTGCGCTCCACGGCCGCCGATCGCTCTCTTCCGTGCCGCGGGCGCTGGGGCGATCGCGTTCGACATCAGCATGCTGGCCGGTGCGTCGGCCGAGCTTTTGGACGAGATCGGCGAGGCCTGGGACAGCGGTATTTCGTTCTTCCTAGGCCTTGTACCGGCCACGGACCCGGTGACTGCTCCGGGGCTTAAGGACCTCGCGGCACCCGCGCTCAAACTCGTGGACCGGCTGGGGTTCAACCGTTCAATCTTGGCTGAGCGTGCGGTTCCGACGCCCGCGTGCGGTCTTGCCGGTGCCACGAACCAGTGGATGCGCCGCGCGCTCGCTCTTAGTCGCGACCTGGGCAAAGGGTTCGTGGAGCCGCCTGAGAACTGGTGA
- the gatA gene encoding Asp-tRNA(Asn)/Glu-tRNA(Gln) amidotransferase subunit GatA produces the protein MSELVKLTAAELAAKIHAREVSAVEVAQAHLDRIAAVDDHVHAFLHVDTEGALGAAKAVDEQLAAGEQPASPLAGVPLALKDVLTTKGVPTTCGSRTLEGWLPPYDATVTRKLREAGVVILGKTNMDEFAMGSSTENSAYGPTHNPWDHARIPGGSGGGSSAAISAFEAALAIGTDTGGSIRQPGAVTGTVGVKPTYGGVSRYGLVAFSSSLDQAGPCARTVLDAALLHEAIAGYDPMDSTSINAPVPPVVAAAREGAKGDLSGVRVGVVKEFGGDGYQTGVLRSFEAAVEQLRALGAEVVEVSCPHFTYALPAYYLIAPSEASSNLARFDAMRYGLRVSDDGEHSAEEVMSLTREKGFGAEVKRRIMLGTYALSSGYYDAYYGSAQKVRTLITRDFTQAFEKVDVLVSPTTPTTAFKLGERVDDPMAMYLADLCTIPSNLAGNAAMSVPSGLSDEDGLPVGLQIMAPALADDRLYRVGAAYEAARDAAAGGSLVHQVPELGGTK, from the coding sequence GTGAGCGAACTCGTCAAGCTGACCGCCGCCGAGCTGGCGGCGAAGATCCACGCACGCGAGGTGTCCGCCGTCGAGGTCGCGCAGGCGCACCTGGACCGCATCGCCGCGGTGGACGACCACGTGCACGCGTTCCTGCACGTCGACACCGAAGGCGCGCTCGGCGCGGCCAAGGCCGTCGACGAGCAGCTGGCCGCGGGGGAGCAGCCGGCGTCGCCGCTGGCGGGCGTCCCGTTGGCGCTGAAGGACGTGCTGACCACCAAGGGCGTGCCGACGACCTGCGGGTCTCGCACGCTCGAAGGCTGGCTGCCGCCGTACGACGCGACTGTCACGCGCAAGCTGCGCGAAGCCGGTGTCGTGATCCTCGGCAAGACCAACATGGACGAGTTCGCGATGGGCTCGTCGACGGAGAACTCGGCGTACGGCCCGACGCACAACCCGTGGGACCACGCGCGCATCCCGGGCGGTTCGGGCGGCGGTTCCTCTGCGGCGATTTCGGCGTTCGAGGCCGCTCTCGCGATCGGTACGGACACTGGCGGCTCGATCCGTCAGCCCGGTGCCGTAACCGGCACTGTGGGCGTGAAGCCGACGTACGGCGGAGTGTCGCGCTACGGGCTGGTGGCGTTCTCGTCTTCGCTCGACCAGGCCGGGCCGTGCGCGCGTACGGTGCTTGACGCCGCACTGCTGCACGAAGCGATCGCTGGCTACGACCCGATGGACTCGACGTCCATCAACGCACCGGTGCCTCCGGTTGTCGCCGCGGCGCGCGAAGGCGCGAAGGGCGACTTGTCCGGCGTACGCGTCGGCGTCGTGAAGGAGTTCGGCGGCGACGGTTACCAGACAGGTGTGCTGCGGTCGTTCGAGGCTGCTGTGGAGCAGCTTCGCGCGCTCGGCGCCGAAGTGGTCGAGGTCTCGTGCCCGCACTTCACGTACGCGCTGCCTGCGTACTACCTGATCGCGCCGAGCGAAGCGTCGTCGAACCTCGCGCGCTTCGACGCGATGCGGTACGGCCTGCGCGTCTCGGACGACGGCGAACACAGCGCCGAAGAAGTCATGTCGCTGACGCGCGAGAAGGGCTTCGGCGCTGAAGTGAAGCGTCGCATCATGCTCGGCACGTACGCGCTTTCGTCGGGCTACTACGACGCGTACTACGGCTCCGCGCAGAAGGTGCGCACGCTCATCACGCGCGACTTCACGCAGGCCTTCGAGAAGGTCGACGTGCTCGTGTCGCCGACGACGCCCACCACGGCGTTCAAGCTCGGCGAGCGCGTGGACGACCCGATGGCGATGTACCTCGCCGACCTGTGCACCATCCCGTCGAACCTCGCGGGCAACGCCGCCATGAGCGTCCCGAGCGGACTGTCCGACGAGGACGGGCTGCCGGTCGGCCTGCAGATCATGGCCCCGGCGCTCGCCGACGACCGGCTGTACCGCGTCGGCGCCGCGTACGAGGCCGCGCGCGACGCCGCTGCCGGCGGCTCGCTCGTGCACCAGGTTCCGGAGCTGGGAGGAACGAAGTGA
- the ligA gene encoding NAD-dependent DNA ligase LigA, giving the protein MSSTDLPQDPVAVEAAQDVTDVPADVRERHGALAEEIRGHQFRYYVLDSPIISDGQFDALLGDLQKIEDEYPALVTPDSPTQNVGGTFSTEFTAHDHLERMLSLDNVFTAEEFLAWVERVEKEIGSAEYLAELKIDGLAINLLYENGKLTRGLTRGDGRTGEDVTLNIRTLDQVPDRLTGTDEFPVPKLVEVRGEVYFRVEDFLELNAKMVEAGKLPYANPRNTAAGSLRQKDPKITRERRLRLICHGLGKRDGFEPVTQSHAYDALAAWGLPVSPYTRVLRTGKELTEHIAYWGEHRHDAEHEIDGVVIKVDQVALQRRLGTTSRAPRWAIAYKYPPEEAITMLLDIQVGVGRTGRVTPFAVTEPVKVAGSTVARATLHNQEEVKRKGVLIGDRIVIRKAGEVIPEVLGPVVDARTGDEREFVMPTECPECGTKLAYQKEGDKDIRCPNSQFCPAQLRERLFHLAGRGAFDIEVLGYEAAVALLDARVVADEGDVFDLNEESLAEVELFRTKAGDLSANARKLLVNLDSAKDRPLWKVIVALSIRHVGPTAAQALAREFGSLQRIEDTTEEELADVDGVGPTIAHAVQEWFEVDWHREIVEKWRRAGVRMEEERDESIPRNLEGLSIVVTGSLDGFSRDEAKEAIMARGGKAAGSVSKKTSFVVVGDAPGSKYDKAVQLKVPVLDENGFRALLERGPEAAAELALDTGADEEAEGGDE; this is encoded by the coding sequence GTGAGCAGCACCGACCTTCCCCAAGACCCGGTGGCCGTGGAGGCCGCCCAGGACGTGACCGATGTGCCGGCCGACGTGCGCGAGCGGCACGGCGCGCTCGCCGAGGAGATCCGCGGCCATCAGTTCCGGTACTACGTGCTGGACTCGCCGATCATCTCCGACGGCCAGTTCGACGCGCTCCTCGGTGACCTCCAGAAGATCGAGGACGAGTACCCGGCGCTGGTCACGCCGGATTCGCCGACCCAGAACGTCGGCGGCACGTTCTCCACCGAATTCACCGCGCACGACCACCTCGAGCGCATGCTGAGCCTGGACAACGTGTTCACCGCCGAGGAGTTCCTCGCGTGGGTCGAGCGCGTCGAGAAGGAAATCGGGTCCGCGGAGTACCTGGCCGAGCTGAAGATCGACGGCTTGGCCATCAACCTGCTCTACGAAAACGGCAAGCTCACCAGGGGTCTCACCCGCGGCGACGGGCGCACGGGCGAGGACGTCACGCTCAACATCCGCACCCTCGACCAGGTGCCGGACCGGCTCACCGGCACCGACGAGTTCCCGGTGCCGAAGCTTGTCGAGGTGCGTGGCGAGGTCTACTTCCGCGTCGAGGACTTCCTCGAGTTGAATGCGAAAATGGTCGAGGCGGGCAAGCTTCCGTACGCGAACCCGCGCAACACGGCGGCCGGGTCGTTGCGGCAGAAAGACCCGAAAATCACCAGGGAACGCAGGCTGCGGCTGATCTGTCACGGCCTCGGCAAGCGCGACGGCTTCGAGCCGGTCACGCAGTCGCATGCCTACGACGCGTTGGCGGCGTGGGGGCTGCCGGTGTCGCCGTACACGCGTGTCCTGCGCACAGGCAAGGAACTCACCGAGCACATCGCCTACTGGGGTGAACATCGGCACGACGCCGAGCACGAGATCGACGGCGTGGTGATCAAGGTTGACCAGGTCGCCTTGCAGCGTCGCCTCGGCACTACGTCGCGCGCGCCGCGGTGGGCCATCGCCTACAAATATCCGCCGGAAGAAGCGATCACGATGCTGCTCGACATCCAGGTCGGCGTGGGACGCACCGGAAGGGTCACGCCGTTCGCTGTCACCGAACCGGTGAAGGTCGCGGGCTCGACGGTCGCGCGGGCGACGCTGCACAACCAGGAAGAGGTCAAGCGCAAGGGTGTGCTGATCGGCGACCGGATCGTGATCCGCAAGGCCGGCGAAGTGATTCCCGAGGTGCTTGGTCCCGTCGTCGACGCGCGGACCGGCGACGAGCGTGAATTCGTGATGCCCACCGAATGTCCGGAATGCGGCACGAAACTCGCCTATCAAAAGGAAGGCGACAAGGACATCCGCTGCCCGAACAGTCAGTTTTGCCCCGCGCAGTTGCGGGAACGGCTGTTCCATCTCGCCGGGCGCGGTGCGTTCGACATCGAAGTGCTCGGGTACGAGGCGGCGGTCGCGCTGCTCGACGCCAGGGTAGTCGCCGACGAGGGCGACGTATTCGATCTCAACGAGGAGTCGCTCGCCGAGGTGGAGTTGTTCCGCACCAAGGCGGGCGACCTGTCGGCGAACGCGCGGAAACTGCTGGTGAACCTCGATTCGGCGAAGGACCGTCCGCTGTGGAAAGTGATCGTCGCCCTGTCGATCCGGCACGTCGGGCCGACCGCGGCGCAGGCGCTCGCGCGCGAATTCGGTTCGCTGCAACGGATTGAGGACACGACCGAGGAGGAACTCGCGGACGTCGACGGCGTCGGTCCGACCATCGCGCACGCCGTTCAGGAATGGTTCGAGGTCGATTGGCACCGGGAGATCGTCGAAAAATGGCGACGGGCCGGGGTTCGGATGGAGGAAGAGCGCGACGAGTCCATCCCGCGGAATCTCGAGGGCCTGTCGATCGTGGTGACCGGGTCGCTCGACGGGTTTTCCCGTGACGAAGCGAAAGAAGCCATCATGGCGCGCGGTGGCAAGGCCGCGGGATCGGTGTCGAAGAAGACGTCGTTCGTCGTGGTGGGCGACGCTCCGGGTTCGAAGTACGACAAGGCCGTGCAGCTGAAGGTGCCGGTCCTGGACGAGAACGGGTTCCGCGCGTTGCTGGAGCGCGGCCCGGAGGCGGCTGCGGAACTGGCGCTCGACACCGGTGCGGACGAGGAAGCTGAGGGCGGCGATGAGTGA
- the gatC gene encoding Asp-tRNA(Asn)/Glu-tRNA(Gln) amidotransferase subunit GatC: protein MPNISRDEVAHLARLARLAVTDDELDVFAGQLDQILDSVAKVSEVAAEDVPPTSHAVPLTNVFREDTVRPSLEQQDALAAAPAAEDGRFRVPRILGEEQ from the coding sequence GTGCCCAACATTTCCCGAGACGAGGTCGCACACCTCGCCAGGCTGGCCAGGCTGGCCGTGACCGACGACGAGCTGGACGTTTTCGCCGGCCAGCTCGACCAGATCCTGGACTCGGTGGCGAAGGTCAGCGAAGTCGCCGCGGAGGACGTCCCGCCGACCTCGCACGCCGTGCCGCTGACGAACGTCTTCCGCGAGGACACCGTCCGGCCCAGCCTCGAGCAGCAGGACGCGCTGGCCGCCGCGCCGGCCGCCGAGGACGGCCGGTTCCGGGTGCCGCGGATCCTGGGAGAAGAACAGTGA
- a CDS encoding amino acid-binding protein, with protein MSFLIRVQLPDSPGTLGAVATALGTVGADILSVDVVERGGGLAIDDLVVELPSGRLPDALITAAESVEGVEVDAVRPYAGILDTHRELELVEEIAAQPKAGLDLLAEGVPKIIRAGWAVIVEHAESGPRRLASSSAAPENPFTDLPWLPLERATVLDGEDSWVPETWKELGTELAATPLGKPGKAMLVARPGGPNFRAAEVARLAHFAGIVAVVLDG; from the coding sequence GTGTCGTTCCTGATCCGGGTCCAGCTACCGGACTCCCCCGGCACGCTCGGCGCGGTCGCGACCGCGCTCGGCACCGTCGGGGCGGACATCCTGAGCGTGGACGTGGTGGAACGCGGCGGCGGGCTCGCGATCGACGACCTGGTGGTCGAACTCCCGTCGGGCCGGCTCCCGGACGCGCTGATCACCGCGGCCGAGAGCGTGGAAGGCGTCGAGGTCGACGCGGTGCGGCCGTACGCGGGCATTCTCGACACCCATCGCGAGCTGGAGCTGGTCGAGGAGATCGCCGCGCAGCCGAAAGCCGGGCTGGATTTGCTCGCCGAAGGTGTGCCGAAAATCATTCGCGCCGGGTGGGCGGTGATCGTCGAGCACGCGGAATCGGGCCCTCGTCGCCTGGCTTCGTCGAGTGCGGCCCCGGAGAACCCGTTCACGGACCTGCCGTGGCTGCCGCTGGAACGCGCGACGGTCCTGGACGGCGAGGATTCCTGGGTTCCGGAGACCTGGAAGGAACTCGGCACCGAACTGGCCGCTACCCCGCTCGGCAAGCCGGGGAAAGCGATGCTCGTCGCGCGGCCGGGCGGGCCCAATTTCCGGGCCGCGGAGGTCGCTCGGCTGGCGCATTTCGCCGGGATCGTCGCGGTGGTTCTGGACGGGTGA
- a CDS encoding sorbosone dehydrogenase family protein, translating into MRTRFRWSAPLALLACGGLVLSGCARFDDTAAGQTFTPAPVPSPESPPHIQEHGDGPGSGPHTGPAQAPPSPVPPPQGCKDFDKAVIATCLDTVAAVAGLPGEGSAPAALAGERKTGRVMLASSGHDATSFAQLDVQADGDGGLTSLALSPSYVEDQLVFAYVTTASDNRVVRFAKGQAPKPVLTGIPKGATGNRGALASDGSGSLLVATGDAGNPAAAADPNSLAGKVLRIDVSGKPATGNPTPGSAVYASGLHSPGGICRSSDGKRAWVTDHPASGPDAVYRLQSGQPLSAPAWTWPDRPSLGGCVDFVDANGILGIASSTGLQNVPVNKDGAVTGKPTVTLDGKSKAATTYGRLSAMSMINPQLAVAGTVNKDGGKPVSSDDRVVLIVVSDTGGGPGKD; encoded by the coding sequence ATGCGTACCCGATTCCGGTGGTCGGCGCCGCTGGCCCTCCTCGCCTGCGGCGGCCTCGTGCTTTCCGGCTGCGCCCGGTTCGACGACACCGCCGCCGGCCAGACGTTCACCCCCGCGCCGGTGCCGAGTCCCGAATCTCCGCCGCACATCCAGGAGCACGGTGACGGCCCCGGCAGCGGTCCCCACACCGGTCCCGCGCAAGCGCCGCCTTCACCGGTTCCGCCTCCGCAGGGCTGCAAGGACTTCGACAAGGCCGTCATCGCCACCTGTCTGGACACAGTCGCCGCCGTCGCCGGACTTCCCGGCGAGGGATCCGCCCCCGCCGCTCTCGCCGGTGAACGGAAAACCGGCCGGGTCATGCTGGCCAGCTCCGGGCACGACGCGACGTCGTTCGCGCAACTGGACGTCCAAGCCGACGGCGACGGCGGGCTCACCAGCCTGGCGCTGTCGCCGAGCTACGTCGAGGATCAACTGGTCTTCGCATATGTCACCACGGCCTCAGACAACCGTGTCGTGCGCTTCGCGAAGGGCCAGGCTCCGAAGCCGGTGCTGACCGGCATCCCGAAGGGCGCGACCGGCAACCGCGGCGCGCTGGCCAGCGACGGAAGCGGTTCGCTGCTCGTCGCGACCGGCGACGCGGGCAACCCCGCCGCGGCCGCGGATCCGAACTCCCTGGCAGGCAAGGTCCTCCGCATCGACGTGTCCGGAAAACCGGCGACCGGCAATCCCACGCCTGGATCCGCCGTCTACGCGTCGGGCCTGCACTCCCCCGGCGGCATCTGCCGTTCGTCCGACGGGAAGCGCGCGTGGGTGACCGACCACCCGGCCAGCGGCCCGGACGCCGTGTACCGACTGCAGTCCGGACAGCCGCTCAGCGCCCCCGCGTGGACCTGGCCGGACAGGCCCTCCCTAGGCGGCTGCGTCGATTTCGTCGACGCTAACGGCATTCTCGGCATCGCGTCGTCCACCGGGCTGCAGAACGTGCCGGTCAACAAGGACGGTGCCGTCACCGGCAAGCCGACGGTCACCCTCGACGGCAAAAGCAAGGCCGCCACGACCTACGGCCGGCTCTCGGCCATGAGCATGATCAACCCGCAACTGGCCGTCGCCGGGACCGTCAACAAGGACGGCGGCAAACCAGTCTCCAGCGACGACCGCGTGGTCCTGATCGTGGTGAGCGACACAGGCGGCGGTCCGGGCAAGGACTGA
- a CDS encoding GNAT family N-acetyltransferase yields the protein MSEVEIRPARREEFDAVGEVTVEAYRIEGFFETDAAYEAKLRDVSGRAEHAELLVAVDPEGQVLGSVAIVQPGSKLSEISQPGELEFRMLAVAEAARGRGIGEALTQAVLARGRELGVDRVVLSSLDVMRKAHRLYERIGFRRLPGRDWHPHPGVSLIAYEYGF from the coding sequence ATGAGTGAGGTGGAGATCCGCCCGGCGCGGCGGGAGGAATTCGACGCGGTCGGCGAGGTGACCGTCGAGGCTTACCGGATCGAGGGATTCTTCGAGACTGACGCCGCGTACGAGGCGAAACTTCGCGACGTCTCTGGGCGGGCGGAGCATGCCGAACTGCTGGTCGCAGTCGATCCGGAGGGACAGGTCTTGGGATCGGTCGCGATTGTGCAGCCGGGGAGCAAGCTGTCCGAGATATCCCAGCCGGGGGAGTTGGAGTTCCGCATGCTGGCGGTCGCGGAGGCGGCGCGCGGGCGAGGAATCGGGGAGGCGCTTACCCAAGCGGTGCTGGCGCGCGGCCGGGAGCTTGGCGTCGACCGGGTGGTGCTGAGCAGCCTCGACGTGATGCGGAAGGCGCACCGGCTCTACGAGCGGATCGGGTTCCGTCGGTTGCCGGGGCGGGACTGGCACCCGCATCCTGGGGTCAGCCTGATCGCCTACGAGTACGGCTTCTGA